From the genome of Candidatus Binatia bacterium, one region includes:
- a CDS encoding AMP-binding protein codes for MEDTASLVRARHLVVPASRPPIPGTGPQTVADILAGPLARCPDRTALVARHSRYTYRTLDVAVDRAAAALASLGVGAGDRVAASLGNHAEIVIAFLATMRLGALWVGVARPLAPAEKAYILADCEACVFLGDRAMCAQVDGVRAAVPSLRHVLDADPGDAQSKWNAALAHAGNDVAERVAIDPFAPAAIAYTSGTTGFPKGAVHSQHNLVLPGAVAAATGAHPIGQIHGVLLPLGVLNLMVLVPLLVFQIDGTCVCIDRVDAEGVAEWVRNENVAHFAAVPATYHDLLTHPQVSGADLASLVRPEVGGAECPPSFLRLYRERFGADVSIGYGMTEAPTAVTRSPGDTPPQPGLIGRPLPQIEIRLLDENGRQVADGEVGEICVAPSSQGPFAGVYTPMLGYWNKPDQTAAALVDGVLHTGDLGVRDPASGQLYIRGRRGDLILRGGANVYPAEVERVLHADPRVAACAVFGIADERLGERVVAAVQVADGAGSVTAEELREVCATALARYKVPERFHFVASVPRNSMGKIVKRELRRQLGLDD; via the coding sequence GTGGAAGACACGGCATCGCTCGTCCGCGCCCGCCATCTCGTCGTGCCCGCGTCGCGGCCGCCGATTCCGGGAACAGGGCCGCAGACGGTCGCCGACATCCTGGCAGGACCGCTTGCACGCTGCCCGGACAGGACCGCGCTGGTAGCCAGGCACTCGCGTTACACGTACCGCACGCTCGACGTTGCCGTCGACCGCGCTGCGGCAGCGCTTGCATCGCTCGGCGTCGGTGCGGGAGACCGAGTTGCAGCAAGCCTCGGCAACCACGCCGAGATCGTCATTGCATTCCTCGCGACGATGCGCCTCGGAGCACTGTGGGTGGGCGTGGCCAGGCCGCTGGCGCCCGCCGAAAAAGCGTACATCCTCGCCGATTGCGAAGCGTGCGTGTTCCTCGGCGATCGCGCGATGTGCGCGCAGGTGGACGGCGTGCGCGCCGCGGTGCCGTCGCTGCGCCACGTCCTCGATGCCGATCCCGGCGATGCGCAGTCGAAGTGGAATGCTGCCCTTGCGCACGCCGGAAACGACGTGGCCGAGCGAGTCGCGATCGATCCGTTCGCGCCCGCGGCGATTGCCTACACGAGCGGCACGACGGGTTTCCCCAAAGGCGCCGTGCACAGCCAGCACAACCTCGTGCTGCCCGGCGCCGTCGCTGCTGCGACCGGCGCCCATCCGATCGGGCAGATCCACGGGGTGCTGCTGCCGCTCGGCGTGCTCAACCTGATGGTCCTCGTGCCGCTGCTGGTGTTCCAGATCGACGGGACATGCGTGTGCATCGACCGCGTCGATGCCGAGGGCGTCGCCGAGTGGGTGCGAAACGAAAACGTCGCGCATTTTGCCGCGGTGCCGGCCACCTACCACGACCTTCTGACGCACCCGCAGGTAAGCGGGGCAGACCTGGCCAGCCTCGTGCGGCCCGAAGTGGGCGGCGCCGAGTGTCCGCCGTCTTTTCTTCGCCTGTACCGCGAGAGGTTCGGCGCCGACGTGTCGATCGGCTACGGCATGACCGAGGCACCGACCGCCGTGACCCGCTCACCGGGCGACACGCCGCCGCAGCCCGGCCTGATCGGCCGGCCGCTACCGCAGATCGAAATCCGGCTGCTCGACGAGAACGGACGCCAGGTTGCCGACGGCGAGGTCGGCGAAATCTGCGTCGCCCCTTCGTCGCAAGGACCGTTTGCCGGCGTGTACACGCCGATGCTCGGCTACTGGAACAAGCCGGACCAGACGGCGGCGGCTCTGGTGGACGGCGTGCTGCACACCGGCGACCTCGGTGTGCGCGACCCCGCCTCCGGCCAGCTCTACATCCGCGGCCGCCGCGGCGACCTCATTCTCAGAGGCGGAGCCAACGTCTACCCGGCCGAAGTCGAAAGGGTTCTGCATGCGGACCCGCGCGTTGCGGCGTGTGCGGTATTCGGAATTGCTGACGAAAGGCTCGGCGAGCGGGTCGTCGCGGCCGTCCAGGTTGCCGACGGAGCAGGCAGCGTGACAGCCGAGGAGCTGCGCGAAGTCTGCGCGACCGCCCTGGCCCGCTACAAGGTGCCCGAACGCTTCCACTTCGTCGCCAGCGTGCCGCGCAACTCGATGGGGAAGATCGTCAAGCGAGAGCTTCGGCGCCAGCTCGGGCTCGACGACTGA
- a CDS encoding SDR family NAD(P)-dependent oxidoreductase, translating into MSRDFEGKVALVTGGAGAGIGSHSAERIAREGGQVAVVDIHERRCREVAHRIAADTGARVLAFPGDIADRARMRDVIGEIEASLGPVDVLVNNAAENVLAPIREFTMTDWDRVLDVDITAAFHLTRLLLPGMIERRRGAIVNISSIAGWLGDANEGREAPYACAKAALFGLTRSVAFEGGPFGVRCNAIAPGLIWSKFVARYADQFQSEVDRTPLRRFGKPEEVAELVAFLGSDRSAFITGEAINISGGWYMRP; encoded by the coding sequence ATGTCGAGAGACTTCGAAGGCAAGGTCGCGCTGGTCACCGGCGGCGCCGGTGCGGGTATCGGAAGCCACAGCGCCGAACGCATCGCGCGCGAAGGCGGACAGGTGGCAGTGGTCGACATCCACGAACGGCGTTGCCGGGAAGTCGCGCATCGGATTGCCGCCGACACCGGCGCGCGGGTGCTTGCGTTTCCCGGTGACATCGCCGACCGCGCGCGCATGCGCGACGTCATCGGCGAGATCGAAGCGTCGCTCGGTCCGGTCGACGTGCTCGTCAACAACGCGGCCGAAAACGTGCTCGCGCCGATTCGCGAATTCACGATGACCGACTGGGACCGCGTGCTCGACGTCGACATCACGGCAGCATTCCACCTGACGCGGCTGCTGCTGCCGGGGATGATCGAGAGGCGTCGCGGCGCCATCGTCAACATCTCGTCGATCGCCGGCTGGCTCGGCGATGCGAACGAAGGCCGCGAGGCGCCGTACGCGTGTGCAAAAGCCGCGCTGTTCGGCCTCACGCGCAGTGTCGCGTTCGAGGGCGGCCCGTTCGGCGTGCGCTGCAACGCGATCGCGCCGGGCCTGATCTGGTCGAAGTTCGTCGCCCGCTATGCCGACCAGTTCCAGAGCGAAGTCGATCGCACGCCGCTGCGACGCTTCGGCAAGCCCGAAGAAGTCGCCGAGCTCGTGGCTTTCCTCGGCTCGGACCGCTCGGCCTTCATCACGGGCGAAGCGATCAACATCAGCGGCGGCTGGTACATGAGACCGTAG
- a CDS encoding amidohydrolase family protein encodes MTHLDYLSFDGDNHYYETRDAFTRFIEPKHRDKAVRVVRGANGTESVRIGEKPFTFLADMELNYDVTLKPGSLRDYLRYLTGEHSGGDDGIKEPVQPAYVNREARLALMDAQKLESALLFPTLAVCVEHFMKDDVEQSYANLRAFNRWLDEEWGFSYLGRIFAPPILSLLDPAEAVKDLEWVLSRGARIIGMRPGPQGGKSPADPVFDAFWSRVNEAGLAVAFHVGESGYNEAMSVAWGEQPNPSSHSQSAFQWCNFYGDRPIMDTMSALIFHNLFGRFPNVKVVSVENGCLWVPYLLKAMDKMKGMGRNGPWIGGRWSGRPSEVFRRHVYVSPYHEEDIPHLCSLIGTDHVVFGSDFPHPEGLAEPVDFVHGCEKMSAADTRLIMRDNQRRLVGLNS; translated from the coding sequence ATGACTCATCTCGACTACCTCAGCTTCGACGGCGACAACCACTACTACGAGACCCGCGACGCGTTCACGCGCTTCATCGAGCCGAAGCATCGCGACAAGGCGGTGCGCGTCGTGCGCGGGGCCAACGGCACCGAGAGCGTCCGCATCGGCGAAAAACCGTTCACTTTCCTGGCCGACATGGAGCTGAATTACGACGTCACGCTGAAGCCGGGATCTCTTCGCGACTACCTGCGCTACCTGACCGGTGAACACTCCGGCGGCGACGACGGCATCAAGGAGCCGGTGCAGCCGGCTTACGTGAACCGCGAAGCGCGCCTCGCGTTGATGGACGCCCAGAAGCTCGAGAGCGCGTTGCTGTTCCCGACGCTCGCCGTCTGCGTCGAGCACTTCATGAAGGACGACGTCGAGCAAAGCTACGCCAACCTGCGCGCGTTCAATCGCTGGCTCGACGAGGAGTGGGGCTTCTCGTACCTCGGCCGCATCTTCGCGCCGCCGATCCTGTCGCTTCTCGATCCGGCCGAAGCGGTCAAGGACCTGGAGTGGGTGCTGTCGCGCGGTGCGCGCATCATCGGCATGAGGCCCGGGCCCCAGGGCGGCAAATCACCGGCCGATCCGGTGTTCGATGCGTTCTGGTCGCGGGTGAACGAAGCGGGCCTGGCAGTGGCGTTCCACGTCGGCGAGTCCGGTTACAACGAGGCGATGTCGGTGGCCTGGGGAGAGCAGCCCAACCCGAGCTCGCACAGCCAGTCGGCCTTCCAGTGGTGCAATTTCTACGGCGACCGTCCGATCATGGACACGATGTCGGCGCTGATCTTCCACAACCTGTTCGGCCGCTTCCCGAACGTCAAGGTCGTCAGCGTCGAGAACGGCTGCCTGTGGGTTCCGTACCTGCTCAAGGCGATGGACAAGATGAAGGGCATGGGCCGCAACGGGCCGTGGATCGGGGGCCGCTGGTCGGGAAGACCGAGCGAGGTGTTCCGCCGCCACGTCTACGTCTCGCCGTACCACGAAGAGGACATCCCGCACCTTTGCAGCCTGATCGGCACCGATCACGTCGTCTTCGGCTCCGATTTTCCGCATCCCGAGGGACTCGCCGAACCGGTCGATTTCGTGCACGGCTGCGAAAAGATGAGCGCCGCCGATACGCGCCTGATCATGCGCGACAACCAGCGCCGCCTGGTCGGCCTGAATTCCTGA